A single Ochrobactrum sp. BTU1 DNA region contains:
- a CDS encoding HlyD family efflux transporter periplasmic adaptor subunit encodes MVIIALILVVLMFGQYTRRVRVHGAVVPSAGVLHIFTPQTGRLVQVHAAEANTVKAGDPLFLVATDIKTGLGETESVVKDQLQSRIDELDEAIRQRALLDQVEKRALGERARSITQEIERVDAQIAQTETYIAVLRPRAVKYRELVDKGITLERSYEAAEQSYMQNRQEFESLRRERVQLESTASDVRSKLDGFDASAAIGLGEMRQRIATLKEQLAQSEARRAIVIAAPADGTIAAVLAHSGQLVAAGTPLVSILPTGEKMEVHLLADSKAIGFIREGVPVLLRYTAFPYQKFGQYGARVTNVSRVTLRQGEANADALAAQPQPTQAQYRITAQPDQPNVMAYGQAEPLRAGMSVEADLLLDTRPLYQWLLEPIYSLRGRATTQADNNPS; translated from the coding sequence ATGGTCATTATTGCGCTCATTCTGGTAGTGCTGATGTTCGGCCAATACACCCGCCGCGTGCGCGTCCATGGCGCTGTCGTTCCGAGTGCGGGTGTTTTGCATATCTTTACGCCGCAAACCGGGCGTCTCGTACAAGTGCACGCTGCAGAGGCGAACACTGTTAAAGCAGGTGATCCTCTATTTCTGGTGGCTACAGACATCAAGACTGGGCTTGGCGAGACGGAGAGTGTCGTCAAAGACCAGCTTCAAAGCCGTATTGATGAACTTGACGAGGCTATAAGGCAGCGCGCTCTGCTTGATCAGGTTGAAAAGCGTGCCTTGGGAGAACGTGCTCGCTCTATTACACAGGAGATAGAGCGTGTTGATGCGCAGATAGCACAAACCGAAACATATATTGCCGTGTTACGGCCCCGTGCCGTCAAATACCGAGAGCTGGTTGACAAGGGCATTACCCTCGAGCGCAGCTACGAAGCTGCTGAGCAAAGCTATATGCAAAACCGCCAGGAGTTCGAAAGTCTGCGCAGAGAACGGGTGCAACTTGAAAGTACAGCATCAGATGTCAGGTCCAAGCTCGACGGTTTCGACGCTTCAGCTGCAATCGGGCTTGGTGAGATGCGCCAGCGAATAGCAACGCTCAAAGAGCAACTGGCTCAGTCCGAAGCGCGCAGAGCCATTGTAATTGCAGCACCTGCCGACGGTACGATTGCAGCGGTCCTTGCACATTCTGGTCAGCTTGTCGCAGCTGGAACGCCACTGGTGTCGATCCTGCCCACCGGCGAGAAGATGGAAGTGCATCTGCTTGCAGACAGCAAAGCGATTGGCTTTATCCGGGAAGGCGTGCCTGTACTGTTGCGGTACACGGCGTTCCCCTATCAGAAGTTCGGCCAATATGGTGCCCGGGTTACAAACGTCTCTCGCGTGACATTACGGCAGGGAGAAGCCAATGCGGACGCGCTGGCGGCTCAGCCGCAACCGACACAGGCACAATATCGGATCACTGCCCAGCCAGATCAGCCGAACGTTATGGCATATGGGCAAGCTGAGCCGTTGAGAGCAGGCATGAGCGTCGAAGCCGATCTGCTTCTTGATACCCGCCCGCTATATCAATGGCTGCTTGAACCGATTTACAGTCTGCGAGGCCGCGCCACCACGCAGGCCGACAATAACCCGTCATGA
- a CDS encoding cold-shock protein — protein sequence MANGTVKFFNGTKGFGFIQPDDGSPDVFVHISAVERAGLHGLNEGQKVSFDLVADRRSGKQAADNLQAL from the coding sequence ATGGCAAATGGTACAGTAAAATTCTTTAATGGTACAAAAGGCTTCGGTTTTATTCAGCCAGATGATGGGTCGCCGGACGTTTTCGTACACATCTCGGCAGTAGAACGTGCGGGTCTTCACGGCTTGAATGAGGGCCAGAAGGTCAGCTTCGACTTAGTGGCAGACAGACGCTCTGGCAAGCAGGCTGCTGATAATCTTCAGGCACTATAA
- a CDS encoding NCS2 family nucleobase:cation symporter, with protein sequence MSYFPNWRLTNNTTVLPDERLPAAAAVPMGIQHLLAMSGSTIVAPLLMGFDPNVAVFFSGIGTLLFFFMTGGRVPSYLGSSFAFIAVVIAVTGYAGSGPNPNIALALGGIIACGAIYAAIGLIVMAVGTGWVEKLMPPAVTGAIGVAIGLNLAPVAVGQLKGTGAHMTIALLTVLCMAMISAYGALATKRVAVLLALLFGYCLVLIFGNGLGIVPGINFAAVGSAPWFGLPAFTTPVFTWPAITLIAPVAIVLVAENLGHIKALGSITGQNMDRYIGRGFLGDGIATMISGSGGGTGVTTYAEHIGVMAMTKVYSTLIFVIAAVVAIALGMSPKFGAILQTIPAPVLAGLAVSVFGLIASAMARIWVVNKVNFADPRNLFTVGVALIFGAGDFTVNIGSFALGGIGTSTFAALIMYQLLSIGRSSSDGKI encoded by the coding sequence ATGTCCTACTTCCCGAATTGGCGTTTAACCAACAACACGACCGTTTTACCTGACGAACGGCTTCCAGCTGCTGCCGCAGTTCCAATGGGCATTCAGCACTTACTGGCAATGTCCGGCTCCACCATTGTCGCGCCCCTGCTTATGGGCTTTGACCCAAATGTTGCGGTATTCTTTTCTGGCATTGGAACGCTTCTCTTCTTCTTTATGACTGGAGGGCGCGTGCCGAGTTATCTTGGCTCGTCCTTTGCCTTTATCGCAGTTGTAATCGCAGTTACCGGCTATGCAGGTAGCGGCCCTAATCCGAACATCGCTCTCGCTCTTGGCGGAATCATTGCTTGCGGCGCGATCTATGCCGCGATCGGGCTTATTGTCATGGCGGTTGGTACGGGTTGGGTTGAAAAGCTCATGCCTCCAGCCGTCACAGGCGCGATTGGCGTTGCAATCGGCCTCAACTTGGCGCCTGTCGCGGTAGGCCAGCTTAAAGGTACCGGTGCGCATATGACGATTGCGCTTTTGACGGTGCTTTGCATGGCGATGATTTCTGCCTATGGCGCGCTTGCTACCAAACGTGTGGCTGTCTTGCTGGCCTTGCTGTTCGGATACTGCTTAGTATTAATTTTCGGCAACGGCTTAGGCATCGTTCCTGGCATTAATTTTGCTGCAGTTGGTTCTGCGCCATGGTTCGGCCTGCCCGCGTTCACTACCCCTGTTTTCACGTGGCCGGCGATCACTTTGATCGCACCTGTGGCGATCGTGCTTGTGGCGGAAAACCTGGGGCATATTAAAGCTCTTGGTTCAATCACTGGCCAGAACATGGACCGCTATATCGGTCGCGGGTTTCTCGGCGATGGCATCGCGACAATGATTTCAGGCTCCGGCGGCGGCACCGGCGTCACAACCTACGCTGAACACATCGGCGTCATGGCAATGACGAAGGTCTATTCGACATTGATCTTTGTGATCGCTGCAGTGGTCGCAATTGCGCTTGGCATGTCGCCAAAATTTGGTGCCATCCTGCAGACGATCCCAGCACCCGTGCTCGCTGGACTTGCAGTATCCGTTTTCGGTCTTATTGCCTCGGCGATGGCGCGCATCTGGGTCGTCAACAAGGTAAACTTTGCTGATCCACGCAATCTATTCACCGTTGGTGTTGCGCTGATTTTCGGCGCAGGAGACTTTACTGTCAATATTGGTAGTTTTGCTCTTGGCGGAATTGGAACATCCACTTTTGCAGCTCTAATCATGTACCAGCTGCTGAGCATCGGCCGATCAAGCAGTGACGGGAAAATCTAG
- a CDS encoding sugar ABC transporter permease: MTLTGKSLRKFLSEYKIVALLIVVALIWAFFAIMTYDPEMGRSQFLTARNFSNLLRQMAITGMLASAMVFVIVAGEIDLSVGALLGLLGGVAAVLDVVYGWPLWATISTVLVLGVILGGFNGWLTAYLGIPSFIVTLGGQLVFRGIVLGIMGGVTIAPISPGFKYIGQGYLPGWLGNVCAMVLFTVLILITLRTRASKRKHSLQTLTPAMETARLVGTGILILGFILILNSYQGVPVPVLVLLVILGVFTVISRQTVFGRHIYAVGSNLEATRFSGVNVNFVKMAVFALMGLMAAVAGLTTTARLAAGTPSAGFGGELDAIASCFIGGTSMRGGVGSVIGALVGALIMSSLDNGMSMLGVDTFWQQIIKGSILVLAVYLDIVSSGTRRA; this comes from the coding sequence ATGACTTTGACAGGCAAAAGCCTCAGAAAATTTCTCTCAGAATACAAGATCGTCGCGCTGCTCATTGTCGTTGCGCTGATCTGGGCTTTTTTTGCCATCATGACCTATGACCCAGAAATGGGTCGGTCACAATTTCTGACGGCGCGGAATTTCTCCAATCTGCTGCGTCAGATGGCAATAACTGGCATGTTGGCTTCGGCCATGGTGTTTGTAATCGTGGCTGGTGAAATTGATCTTTCGGTGGGCGCGTTACTTGGATTGTTGGGCGGTGTCGCTGCCGTCCTTGATGTCGTCTATGGTTGGCCACTTTGGGCGACAATCAGCACCGTTTTGGTGCTTGGAGTCATTCTTGGAGGCTTTAATGGCTGGCTGACAGCCTATCTCGGGATTCCGTCATTCATTGTGACACTCGGTGGACAGCTGGTATTTCGTGGCATCGTTCTTGGCATCATGGGTGGGGTTACCATTGCGCCCATTTCGCCCGGATTCAAATATATCGGTCAGGGTTATTTGCCGGGTTGGCTTGGCAATGTCTGTGCCATGGTGTTGTTTACGGTATTAATTCTTATCACGCTGAGAACCCGTGCCAGTAAACGCAAGCATAGTCTTCAAACACTCACCCCGGCGATGGAAACTGCACGACTTGTAGGCACAGGAATCCTTATTCTTGGCTTTATTCTGATCCTCAATAGCTATCAGGGCGTACCGGTCCCGGTTCTGGTGTTGCTGGTTATTCTGGGCGTCTTTACCGTCATTTCGCGCCAGACGGTGTTTGGCCGCCACATCTACGCTGTGGGTTCAAATCTCGAAGCGACGCGGTTTTCTGGTGTCAATGTGAACTTCGTCAAAATGGCTGTGTTTGCCTTGATGGGCTTGATGGCGGCGGTCGCAGGACTAACGACCACAGCTCGTCTTGCAGCTGGTACCCCTTCAGCAGGGTTCGGTGGCGAGCTTGATGCCATCGCGTCATGCTTTATCGGGGGAACATCGATGCGCGGCGGGGTCGGATCCGTGATTGGCGCATTGGTTGGTGCCCTCATCATGTCAAGCCTGGATAATGGAATGTCGATGCTCGGCGTTGATACATTCTGGCAGCAGATAATAAAGGGCAGCATCCTGGTGCTGGCGGTCTATCTCGATATCGTATCCTCAGGCACACGTCGCGCCTGA
- a CDS encoding xylose ABC transporter ATP-binding protein, protein MSDYLLEMQNIGKEFNGVKALDGIYLKVRAGECVGLCGENGAGKSTLMKVLSGVYPYGTWTGEIFWQGKELKASGIRDTEAAGIVIIHQELMMVPHLSVAENIFLGSEPTTGGFIDYDQMNARATELLARLKINDINVALPVYHYSGGKQQLIEIAKAINKNAKLLILDEPTSALTASETRVLLDLIKDFKTQGMACVYISHKLDEVAEISDTVTVIRDGAHIATRPMAELATADIITMMVGREMKNLFPREAHDIGEVMFEARNITCWDVTNPDRKVVDDVSFALRRGEILGIAGLVGAGRTELVSSLFGVWPGAHQGKVFLEGKEIKIRTPRDAVRQGICMVPEDRKRDGILPIMPVGHNMTISVLDRFSLRGLIDKESELATIQREILRLKVKTADPMLAIASLSGGNQQKAVLSKMMLPDPKVLILDEPTRGVDVGAKYEIYKLIFALAKQGVSILMVSSEMPEVLGISDRVLVIGEGRLRGDFPNANLTQEKVLAAAIGKPATNAA, encoded by the coding sequence ATGTCCGACTATCTTTTGGAAATGCAAAACATCGGTAAAGAGTTCAACGGCGTGAAGGCGCTGGATGGCATCTATCTGAAAGTGCGCGCAGGAGAATGTGTCGGGCTATGCGGCGAGAACGGTGCGGGCAAATCCACACTGATGAAAGTTTTGTCTGGTGTTTATCCCTACGGCACTTGGACTGGCGAAATCTTTTGGCAAGGCAAAGAGCTCAAAGCTAGCGGCATTCGTGATACTGAAGCTGCAGGGATTGTGATCATCCATCAAGAACTGATGATGGTGCCGCATCTGTCGGTTGCTGAGAATATTTTTCTTGGTTCAGAGCCCACCACCGGTGGGTTCATTGATTATGATCAAATGAATGCGCGAGCGACTGAACTGCTCGCTCGTCTCAAGATCAACGACATCAACGTTGCCTTGCCAGTTTATCATTACTCTGGTGGCAAGCAGCAGCTCATTGAGATTGCAAAGGCGATCAACAAAAACGCCAAGCTGCTCATCCTGGATGAGCCGACATCGGCACTCACTGCTTCAGAAACGCGGGTTTTGCTCGACCTCATCAAAGACTTTAAGACGCAAGGGATGGCTTGTGTCTATATTTCCCACAAGCTCGATGAGGTGGCGGAAATTTCCGACACAGTGACGGTTATCCGCGATGGCGCGCATATCGCGACACGTCCGATGGCGGAGCTTGCAACAGCTGACATCATTACAATGATGGTTGGGCGCGAGATGAAAAATCTCTTCCCACGTGAAGCTCACGACATCGGTGAGGTTATGTTTGAAGCTCGCAATATCACATGTTGGGATGTTACCAATCCTGACCGCAAGGTCGTGGATGATGTTTCCTTTGCGCTCAGACGGGGGGAGATTCTGGGCATAGCGGGTCTAGTGGGAGCGGGGCGCACAGAGCTGGTATCGAGCCTTTTTGGTGTATGGCCCGGCGCTCATCAGGGTAAAGTCTTTCTCGAAGGCAAAGAAATTAAGATTCGCACGCCACGCGACGCCGTGCGACAGGGCATCTGCATGGTGCCGGAAGATCGCAAGCGCGATGGTATCCTGCCAATTATGCCAGTCGGTCACAACATGACGATTTCGGTGCTCGATCGTTTTTCGCTGCGTGGGCTTATCGACAAAGAATCCGAGTTGGCGACGATTCAGCGCGAGATTTTGCGGCTCAAAGTGAAAACCGCCGATCCTATGCTGGCGATTGCATCGCTGTCAGGCGGCAATCAACAGAAAGCTGTTCTTTCGAAAATGATGCTCCCAGACCCGAAGGTTCTCATCTTGGATGAACCGACACGCGGCGTAGATGTCGGTGCGAAATATGAAATCTACAAGCTGATATTCGCGCTCGCCAAACAGGGTGTTTCGATTTTGATGGTTTCATCAGAAATGCCGGAAGTGCTTGGCATCAGTGACCGAGTTCTCGTCATAGGCGAGGGCAGACTGCGAGGCGATTTCCCGAATGCGAATCTCACCCAGGAGAAGGTCCTTGCCGCTGCAATTGGCAAGCCTGCAACCAACGCGGCCTAA
- the xylF gene encoding D-xylose ABC transporter substrate-binding protein — protein sequence MKRRNFLTGALVAAALGLGAMNAAPAYASPENPVIGFSIDDLRVERWARDRDYFIAAAEKLGAKVNVQSADGNEEKQVKQVENLISQGVDAIVIVPMNSKVFDAVVADAKASGIKVLSYDRLILNADIDAYISFDNERVGFMQAEAVLKAKPEGNYYLLGGSPTDNNAKLLRAGQEKALKDAVDSGKVKIVGSQWVKEWSPTEALSIMENALTAASNKIDAVVASNDGTAGGAIQALAAQGLAGKTAVSGQDSDLAAVKRLVDGTQTVTVYKPLKLIAEEAAKLTVQLVRDEKPEFNGKIDNGSKEVDTLLLTPTAVTKDNIDVYVTDGFYTKEQIEGK from the coding sequence ATGAAACGTCGTAATTTTCTAACGGGTGCGCTTGTTGCAGCGGCTCTCGGACTTGGTGCAATGAATGCTGCGCCTGCTTATGCATCACCTGAAAACCCGGTTATCGGTTTTTCTATCGACGACTTGCGTGTAGAGCGCTGGGCACGTGACCGCGACTATTTTATCGCAGCTGCTGAAAAGCTAGGCGCGAAGGTCAATGTCCAGTCGGCTGACGGCAATGAAGAAAAGCAGGTCAAGCAGGTCGAAAACCTGATTTCACAAGGCGTTGATGCCATTGTGATCGTCCCGATGAATTCGAAGGTTTTTGATGCGGTTGTAGCCGACGCAAAGGCTTCGGGCATCAAAGTTCTTTCCTATGATCGCCTGATCCTGAATGCTGACATTGATGCTTATATTTCTTTTGACAATGAGCGCGTAGGGTTCATGCAGGCAGAAGCCGTTTTGAAGGCAAAGCCGGAAGGTAACTACTATCTGCTCGGCGGTTCGCCGACGGACAACAATGCGAAGCTGCTGCGTGCTGGTCAGGAAAAGGCGCTGAAGGATGCCGTCGATTCCGGTAAGGTCAAGATCGTGGGCTCGCAGTGGGTCAAAGAATGGAGCCCAACCGAAGCGCTCTCCATCATGGAAAATGCCCTGACCGCCGCATCCAATAAGATTGATGCTGTTGTTGCCTCCAATGACGGCACCGCCGGCGGCGCAATTCAGGCGCTCGCCGCACAGGGTCTTGCAGGAAAGACTGCAGTTTCCGGTCAGGATAGCGATCTGGCAGCCGTTAAGCGCCTCGTGGACGGCACGCAGACCGTAACGGTTTACAAGCCGCTCAAGCTGATTGCTGAAGAAGCAGCAAAGCTTACTGTGCAACTGGTTCGCGATGAAAAGCCCGAGTTCAACGGCAAGATCGACAATGGTTCGAAGGAAGTCGATACACTCCTTCTGACACCAACCGCCGTCACCAAGGACAATATCGATGTCTATGTGACTGACGGTTTCTACACCAAGGAGCAGATTGAAGGGAAATAA
- a CDS encoding LacI family DNA-binding transcriptional regulator — protein sequence MKPTVHDIARTAGVSLATVDRVLNDRPGVRAKTRTRVTDAMNALGYVRDVGAANLARSRLYQFDFILPDNENTFMQNLRAELEAATERGLSERVLINLVLVPAFDEAALVKALNDSAERKPDGVAFVAVDTDPVREACAKLTEAGIHAVTLVSDLGRSTRAHYVGIDNGAAGRTSARLLGLFASGTIGPIAVIAGSLKVHDHQERFEGFKKAMETDFPDREILPVLEGFDEGARVEKLALELLKGQRDLAGIYNLGAGNSGLVRALAAFQDHKRPLVIAHERDGITSQALKDGLVHAVLAQDAGHEIRSAVRVLKATADRLAIVQGQEHIRIEIFLKDNLPQLD from the coding sequence ATGAAACCCACCGTGCATGATATAGCCAGAACCGCGGGCGTCAGTCTCGCCACGGTTGACCGTGTGCTTAATGATCGACCCGGTGTCAGAGCGAAGACCCGCACTCGTGTAACGGATGCGATGAATGCGCTCGGCTACGTTCGGGACGTGGGTGCTGCAAATCTTGCCCGAAGCAGGCTGTATCAGTTTGATTTCATTTTGCCGGATAACGAAAACACCTTTATGCAGAACCTGCGTGCTGAACTTGAAGCAGCGACAGAACGGGGTTTGTCTGAACGGGTTTTGATCAATCTGGTGCTTGTGCCAGCATTCGATGAAGCGGCACTCGTGAAGGCGTTGAATGATAGCGCCGAACGTAAGCCCGACGGCGTCGCTTTCGTTGCGGTCGATACTGATCCGGTCCGCGAAGCCTGCGCGAAACTGACCGAGGCGGGTATTCACGCTGTGACCCTGGTATCCGATCTGGGTCGTTCAACTCGTGCTCATTATGTTGGTATTGATAATGGTGCTGCAGGACGAACTTCTGCACGTCTATTGGGTCTTTTTGCGAGCGGTACTATTGGTCCGATTGCCGTCATTGCGGGCTCGCTTAAAGTCCATGACCACCAGGAACGCTTCGAGGGCTTCAAAAAGGCCATGGAAACGGATTTCCCGGACCGAGAAATCCTTCCCGTGCTCGAGGGTTTTGACGAAGGCGCGCGCGTAGAAAAGCTCGCCCTTGAGCTGCTCAAGGGCCAGAGAGACCTCGCAGGAATCTATAATCTTGGCGCCGGCAACAGCGGTCTCGTCCGTGCGCTCGCTGCTTTTCAAGATCATAAACGGCCGCTGGTCATTGCCCACGAACGAGACGGAATCACATCGCAAGCACTGAAGGATGGCCTTGTTCACGCCGTGCTGGCGCAGGACGCGGGACACGAAATTCGCAGTGCCGTTCGTGTTTTAAAAGCGACTGCAGACCGCCTCGCGATCGTGCAAGGGCAGGAACATATCCGCATCGAAATCTTCCTCAAAGACAACCTGCCACAGCTTGACTGA
- the xylB gene encoding xylulokinase — MYLGLDLGTSGVKALLIDSQQNIIGSAHGELDVSRPHPGWSEQNPTDWIRACEAAIDGLRTAHPKEFSTVAGIGLSGQMHGATLLDENDQVLRPCILWNDTRSYKEAAELDADPAFRAITGNIVFPGFTAPKLVWVARNEPEIFARTRKILLPKDYLRLWLTGEYVSDMSDSAGTSWLDTGARRWSSELLSKTGLTESHMPKLAEGSEATGRLRAELTSRWGILNAPVVAGGAGDNAASACGMGTVQPGHAFVSLGTSGVLFAANASYQPKPESAVHAFCHALPNTWHQMGVILSAASALEWFSRITSTSPQALDAELGDRLQAPGKISFLPYLSGERTPYNDARIRGMFNGLEHETDRKAMTQAVLEGVAFAIRDNLAALQSAGTEIKSLIAVGGGSRSAYWLKSIATALNVPISLPEEGDFGAAFGAARLGLIATSNADPFAICTPPRTAHTIEPEHTLTASYDEAYQRYHALYPALQPLAQ; from the coding sequence ATGTATCTCGGGCTTGATCTTGGAACATCGGGCGTAAAAGCGCTTCTGATCGATAGTCAACAGAATATTATCGGTTCTGCCCATGGTGAACTCGATGTCTCTCGCCCCCATCCAGGCTGGAGTGAGCAGAACCCCACGGACTGGATCAGGGCCTGTGAAGCCGCTATCGACGGTTTGCGCACAGCGCATCCAAAGGAATTTTCAACCGTTGCTGGCATAGGTCTTTCCGGCCAGATGCATGGTGCAACACTGCTTGATGAAAACGATCAGGTGCTTCGGCCGTGCATTCTATGGAATGACACGCGCAGCTATAAAGAAGCTGCCGAACTCGACGCCGATCCGGCCTTCCGTGCCATCACCGGCAACATCGTTTTCCCGGGCTTTACCGCGCCCAAACTCGTCTGGGTTGCACGCAACGAACCAGAGATTTTCGCTAGAACACGCAAGATTCTCTTACCGAAAGATTATCTACGGCTTTGGCTCACCGGCGAGTATGTTTCAGACATGTCGGATTCGGCAGGCACAAGCTGGCTTGATACCGGCGCACGCCGTTGGTCGTCTGAATTGCTTTCGAAAACTGGTCTGACGGAAAGCCACATGCCCAAACTTGCCGAGGGCAGCGAGGCCACAGGAAGATTGCGTGCAGAACTTACCTCACGCTGGGGGATCTTGAACGCCCCCGTCGTTGCGGGAGGCGCCGGCGATAATGCTGCTTCGGCCTGCGGCATGGGTACTGTTCAACCGGGTCATGCTTTCGTTTCACTTGGCACATCAGGTGTGTTGTTTGCCGCTAATGCCAGCTATCAACCAAAACCTGAAAGCGCAGTCCACGCTTTCTGCCATGCGCTTCCAAATACGTGGCATCAAATGGGTGTCATTCTATCCGCGGCAAGCGCACTCGAGTGGTTCTCTCGTATCACGTCCACCAGCCCGCAGGCGCTTGATGCGGAGCTCGGAGATAGACTCCAAGCCCCCGGAAAGATCAGTTTTCTGCCCTATCTATCGGGCGAGCGAACCCCATACAACGACGCGCGGATTCGAGGCATGTTCAACGGGCTCGAGCATGAGACAGACCGCAAAGCAATGACGCAAGCGGTGCTTGAAGGCGTCGCATTTGCGATCCGCGATAATCTCGCCGCGCTGCAATCGGCAGGTACCGAGATCAAATCGCTCATCGCAGTTGGTGGTGGTTCGCGCTCTGCCTATTGGCTCAAATCTATTGCCACAGCATTGAATGTTCCAATTTCTCTTCCTGAAGAAGGCGACTTTGGTGCCGCATTCGGCGCAGCACGTCTTGGCCTGATCGCTACAAGTAACGCTGATCCTTTTGCAATCTGCACGCCGCCGCGCACGGCCCATACCATTGAACCCGAACACACGCTGACCGCATCATACGACGAAGCATATCAGCGTTACCACGCACTTTATCCCGCGCTGCAACCTCTGGCTCAGTAA
- the xylA gene encoding xylose isomerase: protein MSTGFFGDIQKIRYEGPDSDNPLAFRHYNPDEIVLGKRLEDHLRFAVAYWHSFAWEGGDPFGGRTFDRPWYKDDLEAAKLKADVAFEFFSLLGAPFYCFHDADVRPEGNNFAENTKNLEAIVDIFDRKQAETGIKLLWGTANLFSHRRYMSGAATNPDPEVFAFAAATVKTCLDATKRLGGDNYVLWGGREGYETLLNTDLTRELDNMGRFLNLVVEYKHKIGFKGTILIEPKPQEPTKHQYDYDVATVYGFLKRYGLENEVKVNIEQGHAILAGHSFEHELALARSLGILGSIDMNRNDYQSGWDTDQFPNNVPEMALAYYQVLLNGGLKNGGTNFDAKLRRQSLDPQDLLIGHIGGMDCCARGLKAAALMLQDGALSKPLDERYAGWSGDFGKTIGTGMSLEQIASEVEAKDINPKPRSGRQEYLENVVNRYV, encoded by the coding sequence ATGAGCACCGGATTTTTCGGCGACATCCAGAAAATACGTTATGAAGGTCCAGATAGCGATAATCCGCTAGCATTCCGCCACTATAACCCGGACGAAATCGTCCTCGGCAAGCGTCTGGAAGACCACTTACGTTTTGCAGTCGCCTATTGGCACAGCTTCGCGTGGGAAGGTGGAGATCCTTTCGGCGGACGGACATTTGACCGTCCCTGGTATAAGGATGACCTAGAAGCCGCAAAACTAAAAGCCGATGTTGCGTTTGAGTTCTTTTCGCTTCTCGGCGCACCTTTCTATTGCTTCCACGACGCCGACGTGCGCCCAGAAGGCAATAATTTTGCTGAGAACACGAAGAACCTCGAAGCCATTGTGGATATTTTCGACCGCAAGCAGGCTGAAACCGGTATCAAGCTTTTGTGGGGCACTGCCAATCTCTTCTCACATCGTCGGTATATGTCGGGTGCTGCGACCAATCCCGATCCGGAAGTGTTTGCTTTTGCAGCTGCAACCGTGAAAACCTGCCTCGATGCAACCAAGCGCCTTGGCGGTGACAATTATGTGCTTTGGGGCGGTCGCGAGGGTTATGAAACCCTGCTCAACACCGACCTGACGCGCGAGCTCGACAATATGGGGCGATTCCTCAACCTTGTAGTCGAGTACAAGCACAAGATTGGCTTCAAGGGTACAATCCTGATCGAGCCAAAGCCACAGGAACCAACAAAGCACCAGTATGATTACGATGTCGCAACGGTTTACGGCTTCCTGAAGCGCTACGGTCTCGAAAACGAGGTGAAGGTCAATATCGAGCAGGGCCACGCAATTCTCGCAGGCCATTCATTCGAGCATGAACTGGCACTGGCCCGCAGCCTTGGAATTCTTGGCTCAATCGACATGAACCGCAACGACTACCAGTCTGGCTGGGATACAGATCAGTTCCCGAACAATGTACCGGAAATGGCGCTCGCTTATTATCAGGTGCTGCTCAACGGCGGCTTGAAGAATGGTGGCACCAATTTCGATGCCAAGTTGCGTCGTCAGTCGCTTGACCCACAGGATTTGCTGATTGGCCATATCGGCGGCATGGACTGCTGTGCACGCGGCCTCAAAGCCGCCGCCCTGATGTTGCAGGACGGTGCTCTGAGCAAGCCGCTCGATGAGCGATATGCTGGCTGGTCTGGCGATTTCGGGAAAACGATTGGAACCGGCATGTCGCTGGAACAGATCGCATCAGAAGTCGAAGCAAAAGACATCAATCCAAAGCCAAGATCCGGCCGTCAGGAATATCTGGAAAACGTCGTCAACCGTTACGTTTAA